The following are encoded in a window of Macadamia integrifolia cultivar HAES 741 unplaced genomic scaffold, SCU_Mint_v3 scaffold1715, whole genome shotgun sequence genomic DNA:
- the LOC122064688 gene encoding probable CoA ligase CCL5, with translation MASDSKPIDIDPRSGFCKSNSVYYSKRKPIALPCNESLDVTTFISSRAHNGKIAFIDAATGRYLTFPEVWRAVDSVASCLSEMGVRKGNVVLLLSPNSIFFPVICLSVMSLGAIITTTNPLNTPQEIRKQIADSKPIIAFTTQPLLPKLSGTGLPVVLIGQHDNLSIKQAKIVSSVEDMMKKDSSELGNRVRERVKLDDTATLLYSSGTTGASKGVVSSHRNLIAMVQTILSRFRLEDGEQTFICTVPMFHIYGLAAFASGLLASGSTIVVLSKFEMDEMLSAIAKYRATYLPLVPPILVALINHAEAVKAKYDLGTLQSVLSGGAPLSKEVIEGFLEKYPTVRILQGYGLTETTGIGASTDTAEESMRYGTAGLLSPSMEAKIVDPDTGEALPVNRSGELWLRGPSVMKGYFSNPEATTSTLDSQGWLRTGDICYIDEDGYIFVVDRLKELIKYKGYQVPPAELEALLLTHPEIADAAVIPFPDEEVGQYPMAYVVRKEGSNFSEGAIMDFVAKQVAPYKRIRRVAFVSAIPKNPSGKILRKDLIKLATSKL, from the exons ATGGCGTCTGATAGCAAACCCATCGACATCGATCCAAGGAGCGGCTTCTGCAAGTCCAATTCTGTCTATTACAGCAAGCGGAAACCCATAGCCCTCCCCTGCAACGAATCACTCGATGTCACCACCTTCATCTCCTCCCGTGCCCACAATGGTAAGATCGCCTTCATCGACGCCGCCACCGGTCGCTACCTCACCTTCCCCGAAGTCTGGCGTGCGGTTGATTCCGTTGCCTCATGTCTGTCCGAGATGGGTGTTCGAAAGGGCAACGTTGTGCTCCTCCTTTCGCCCAATTCCATCTTCTTCCCAGTAATCTGCCTCTCCGTCATGTCTCTCGGCGCCATCATCACTACCACTAACCCTCTCAACACCCCTCAAGAGATCCGCAAACAGATCGCCGATTCCAAACCCATCATCGCCTTCACCACTCAACCCCTTCTCCCTAAACTCTCCGGCACGGGTCTTCCCGTCGTTCTTATCGGACAACACGACAACCTCTCAATCAAGCAGGCCAAGATCGTCTCCTCGGTTGAAGATATGATGAAGAAGGATTCGAGCGAACTCGGGAACCGAGTCAGGGAACGAGTGAAACTAGACGACACGGCAACGCTGCTCTACTCATCTGGCACCACCGGCGCCAGCAAGGGAGTGGTTTCGTCGCACCGGAACCTGATCGCGATGGTTCAGACGATCCTGAGCCGTTTCAGGTTGGAAGACGGAGAGCAGACCTTCATCTGTACCGTCCCCATGTTCCACATCTACGGTTTAGCAGCGTTCGCCTCGGGGCTACTAGCTTCAGGATCGACAATCGTGGTGCTCTCCAAATTCGAGATGGATGAGATGCTCTCCGCGATCGCCAAGTACCGGGCGACATACCTGCCGCTCGTGCCGCCGATACTGGTGGCGCTAATCAACCACGCGGAGGCGGTGAAGGCGAAATACGATCTAGGAACTCTGCAATCGGTGTTGTCTGGTGGGGCCCCcttgagcaaggaagtgatCGAGGGGTTCTTAGAGAAGTATCCGACGGTGAGAATCCTGCAAGGGTATGGGTTAACGGAGACCACAGGGATAGGGGCGTCGACAGATACGGCGGAGGAGAGCATGCGATACGGTACGGCGGGGTTGTTGTCCCCAAGCATGGAAGCAAAGATCGTTGACCCGGACACCGGAGAGGCCTTGCCGGTGAACCGGTCCGGTGAGTTGTGGCTGCGTGGACCCTCTGTCATGAAAG GGTATTTTAGCAACCCAGAAGCTACAACATCGACATTAGATTCGCAGGGATGGTTAAGGACGGGAGACATCTGTTACATCGACGAGGATGGATACATATTCGTGGTGGATAGGTTGAAGGAGCTCATCAAATACAAGGGTTATCAG GTCCCTCCAGCAGAACTAGAGGCATTGTTGCTTACCCACCCAGAGATTGCTGATGCTGCTGTCATACC GTTTCCAGATGAGGAGGTTGGGCAGTATCCCATGGCGTATGTGGTGAGAAAAGAGGGAAGCAATTTCTCCGAGGGTGCCATCATGGATTTTGTGGCCAAACAG GTGGCTCCATACAAGAGAATTCGCAGAGTGGCATTCGTGAGTGCCATCCCTAAGAACCCATCCGGCAAGATTCTCAGGAAGGATCTTATTAAGCTTGCTACCTCAAAGCTATGA